Sequence from the Leptospira johnsonii genome:
AAGTTACAGTTGTGTTTACCGGTGGAAATCTTCCGGAAAACAAAAAGTCTGTTTCTTATAGATTTAAACTTTTAAGTCAGGACAAGAACTTAACTCAGGAAAGGATCAAAGAGATCACGGATCGTTTGATAGAGATCGCAAATTCTTCCGGTTACCCTCTTCGCTAACTATGAAAATTCATGAGACAGCATTTATCCATCCGGCTGCAACTGCATTCGGTATGTTGGAGATGGGACCTCTGTCTTCTTTGTGGCCTGGTGCTGTTGTTCGTGCGGATCTGAATGAGATCAGATTGGGAGAAGGTGTAAACATCCAAGATAATAGCACACTTCATACCGATTCAACCGGGAGCTTATTCATCGATGATTATACATTAGTAGGTCATAATGCAATGCTTCACGGTTGTAAGATCGGTAAGGGTTGTCTTATTGGAATAGGAGCTGTTATTTTGGATGAGGCAGTGATCGGAGACGGTGCAATGATACTCGCCGGTTGTATGATCCGAGGTGGTAAAAAAATTCCGCCTAGAGCAATGGTGATCCCGAAGAATGGAGACATCGTCATCTACGAAAAAAAAGCCAAACCTGAGATGAGCATTGCAGGATGTTTGGAATACATACAATTAGCAAAAAGATTCCAAGAAAATGTATTCAAACCTTTCACCAAGGAAGAAGAAAACCAATTTGTAGAAGAAGCAAAATCCATCATTAAAAGATACGGGATCTAATTCTTATCTAAACCTCTCTCTTCTTTCGATTTGATATAAATCAATTCCTTTCGTTCGATTTCTGATTCGTCCAGAAGCTTATTCAAAAATCCTTGTAACTGTTTTCCGCAAAACAGCTGTAAGGATTATCTCATGTATGAAGAACGGGTTATAGAAAAAATCAGAGGTATTTGGAAGACATTCGATCTTTCTTTAGGAATTCCTGAAATAGATAAACAACATCTTTGGTTGATTGGAATTCTTGCGGATCTGGAAGATAAACTGGAGTCGGGAACCAGATCCGAACTAGAAACCACATTTACGAATGCACTTTCTAAAACCTTGGATTATGCGTCCGAACATTTCGCTCTGGAAGAGAAACTTCTGGAAAGCATAGGTTATACGAAACTAGGACAACATAGGCTGCAGCATACGCGGTTTCTTACCGCTTTAAAAAATCGGGTCCGAAAGAATTTTGAAGGAAACTTCGAGCATGCGGTTTTGGAACTACTAAAAAATCTGAAGAAATGGTTATTTAGGCATATTCTTAGCGAAGATAGGCAGTATGTCGATCTTGCGGATATTAATATCACTCAGGAAGTTTCTTCCTTGATGAATGAACGGTTAAGATCTTCTCCTCACACTAAGGAAATCGAGGATCTGTATGCAGCGGTAGTATATTCAACTAAACAAACCGTATCTAAAGAATTTAACGTTATAGGTGAAGACAATTTAAAACTGATCTCAGACCTATGGTATCGTTATAAACTCAAAACGGGGATCGCCATCGTAGATATCCAACATTTATGGCTTTTGCAGTTATTAGTGAAAACGGATAAATTATACAAACAGAAGTTAAAACAGGAAATCGGCGGGGAGCATTTGAGTTCCGAGCTGAAAAAAGCGATCCAAGAAACGATAGAATATATCGGGGAACATTTCAG
This genomic interval carries:
- a CDS encoding gamma carbonic anhydrase family protein — its product is MKIHETAFIHPAATAFGMLEMGPLSSLWPGAVVRADLNEIRLGEGVNIQDNSTLHTDSTGSLFIDDYTLVGHNAMLHGCKIGKGCLIGIGAVILDEAVIGDGAMILAGCMIRGGKKIPPRAMVIPKNGDIVIYEKKAKPEMSIAGCLEYIQLAKRFQENVFKPFTKEEENQFVEEAKSIIKRYGI
- a CDS encoding bacteriohemerythrin; the encoded protein is MYEERVIEKIRGIWKTFDLSLGIPEIDKQHLWLIGILADLEDKLESGTRSELETTFTNALSKTLDYASEHFALEEKLLESIGYTKLGQHRLQHTRFLTALKNRVRKNFEGNFEHAVLELLKNLKKWLFRHILSEDRQYVDLADINITQEVSSLMNERLRSSPHTKEIEDLYAAVVYSTKQTVSKEFNVIGEDNLKLISDLWYRYKLKTGIAIVDIQHLWLLQLLVKTDKLYKQKLKQEIGGEHLSSELKKAIQETIEYIGEHFSTEEAIMHNFRYIGERNHQKQHENFNILINDMIERSEKEELESLAILIQDLKDWLVSHIAIEDKKLFYFFRSRLPEVNEYVRNLNREGKIHIWKEAVMIYKLLVDYEDITKEKTTV